Proteins encoded by one window of Streptobacillus felis:
- a CDS encoding pyroglutamyl-peptidase I, translating into MKKILVTGFEPFGGDETNVSEQVLNSLPEIIGNLKVEKLLIPVVRNKSLRKIEEKVLEINPSFILSLGQAGGSKTISIERIGINIDDFRIKDNDGNQPIDELIFEDGENAYFSNLPIKTMYNEIEKEGIDVKISNTAGTYVCNHVLYGVRYMVEKNKWNIKSGFIHLPYTKEQVEGKENMPFMMFNQTLKAIIKAIETLSVEKVEKKIVGGEIY; encoded by the coding sequence ATGAAAAAAATATTGGTTACAGGATTTGAACCCTTTGGTGGAGATGAAACTAATGTTTCTGAACAGGTACTAAATTCTTTACCTGAAATTATTGGTAATTTGAAAGTTGAAAAACTTTTAATACCAGTAGTTAGAAATAAGAGCTTAAGAAAAATAGAGGAAAAGGTATTAGAAATAAATCCGAGTTTTATTCTGTCTTTAGGTCAAGCAGGTGGAAGTAAAACTATATCTATTGAAAGAATAGGTATTAATATAGATGATTTTAGAATAAAAGATAATGATGGGAATCAGCCTATAGATGAACTAATATTTGAAGATGGAGAAAATGCATATTTTTCAAATCTTCCTATAAAAACTATGTATAATGAAATAGAAAAAGAAGGAATAGATGTTAAAATTTCTAATACAGCAGGAACTTATGTATGTAATCATGTGCTATATGGAGTAAGATACATGGTAGAAAAAAATAAATGGAATATTAAATCTGGATTTATACACCTGCCTTATACAAAGGAACAGGTTGAAGGTAAAGAAAATATGCCTTTTATGATGTTTAATCAAACTTTAAAAGCAATAATTAAAGCCATAGAGACACTTTCAGTAGAAAAAGTAGAAAAGAAAATTGTAGGTGGTGAAATATATTAA
- a CDS encoding class II fructose-bisphosphate aldolase produces MKYNYKDLGLVNTKEMFAKANREGYSVPAFNFNNLEQLQGIIEACVEMGSPVILQVSTGARKYIGKEMLPFMAKAATEYVKASGSDIPVALHLDHGPSYDVCRDCIEYGFSSVMIDASHHSFDENVEISKSVADFAHTHDVTVEAELGVLAGVEDDVVAEHSIYTQPDEVQEFVERTGVDSLAIAIGTSHGAHKFKPGDNPKIRLDILKEIEERIPGFPIVLHGSSSVPKQFVDMIVQYGGTMKDAIGIPDEQLLLASKSAVAKINVDTDGRLAFTAGIREVLATKPGEFDPRKYAGKAKDYMKEYYKSKIVDVFGSQDAYKRGIEVK; encoded by the coding sequence ATGAAGTATAATTACAAAGACTTAGGTTTAGTAAATACTAAAGAAATGTTTGCAAAAGCAAATAGAGAAGGTTATTCAGTACCTGCATTTAATTTTAACAATTTAGAACAATTACAAGGTATTATTGAAGCTTGTGTTGAAATGGGATCACCTGTAATCTTACAAGTATCTACAGGAGCAAGAAAATACATAGGAAAAGAAATGTTACCATTTATGGCAAAAGCAGCTACAGAATATGTTAAAGCTTCAGGTTCAGATATACCAGTAGCACTACACTTAGATCATGGACCAAGCTATGATGTATGTAGAGACTGTATAGAATATGGATTTTCATCAGTAATGATAGATGCATCTCATCATTCATTTGACGAAAACGTTGAAATTTCTAAATCAGTTGCTGATTTCGCTCATACACATGATGTAACAGTAGAAGCTGAATTAGGAGTACTTGCAGGAGTAGAAGATGATGTAGTTGCAGAACACAGCATTTATACACAACCTGATGAAGTACAAGAATTTGTTGAAAGAACAGGAGTAGATTCATTAGCAATAGCTATAGGAACTTCTCATGGAGCTCACAAATTTAAACCAGGAGACAATCCTAAAATTCGTTTAGATATCTTAAAAGAAATCGAAGAAAGAATACCTGGATTCCCTATAGTATTACACGGTTCATCTTCAGTACCTAAACAATTTGTTGATATGATAGTGCAATATGGTGGAACTATGAAAGATGCAATAGGTATACCTGATGAGCAATTATTATTAGCTTCTAAATCTGCAGTAGCTAAAATAAATGTTGATACTGATGGTAGATTAGCATTCACAGCTGGAATCAGAGAAGTATTAGCAACTAAACCAGGAGAATTTGACCCTAGAAAATATGCTGGAAAAGCAAAAGACTATATGAAAGAATATTACAAATCTAAAATAGTAGATGTATTTGGATCACAAGATGCATATAAAAGAGGAATAGAAGTTAAATAG
- a CDS encoding glucose PTS transporter subunit EIIB has product MFGRMTDAEVAKIILRGLGNKENIDSLESCFTRLRVGVKNLDKVNNEVLKEAGALDIVVVDENNVQVVMGTKAPKILEVLNSGDKSQTLSTKEEKIIEALGKKENIDSLESCFTRLRVGVKNLDKVNNNALKELGALDVVVVDENNVQVVMGTKAPKILDELKKLI; this is encoded by the coding sequence ATGTTTGGAAGAATGACAGATGCTGAAGTAGCTAAAATAATTTTAAGAGGGTTAGGGAATAAAGAAAATATAGATTCATTAGAAAGCTGCTTCACTAGATTAAGAGTGGGAGTTAAAAACTTAGATAAAGTTAACAATGAAGTATTAAAAGAAGCTGGAGCATTAGATATAGTAGTAGTTGATGAAAATAATGTACAAGTAGTAATGGGAACTAAAGCACCAAAAATTTTAGAAGTATTAAATAGTGGAGATAAAAGTCAAACTTTATCAACTAAAGAAGAAAAAATCATAGAAGCTTTAGGTAAAAAAGAAAACATAGATTCATTAGAAAGCTGCTTTACTAGATTAAGAGTAGGGGTTAAAAACTTAGATAAAGTAAACAACAATGCATTAAAAGAATTAGGAGCTTTAGATGTAGTTGTAGTTGATGAAAATAATGTACAAGTAGTAATGGGAACTAAAGCACCAAAAATTTTAGATGAACTTAAAAAATTAATATAG